Genomic window (Capsicum annuum cultivar UCD-10X-F1 chromosome 10, UCD10Xv1.1, whole genome shotgun sequence):
aataaacatatattttttttaatcatgtataaatagtatcgGTTTTCGTCGAAGGAGATTCAATgaacctcttgtccataagttgGCTCGGATCTACGATTTGGAGTCTCCGATTAATTTAACCAATGACTTTACTTGGCACCCGGAGACTTcgaatcctggatccgcctctgtGTGTGAGACCAAATTCTTCAAAGGTTGCTAAAGTATTCAAGTATAAAAATAGATATTAATGCATATGGTAGATTGAGCTTTTTTCAACATCCATCTTGATCTCCCCTTTATAGTACCATTATCAAGAAGCTGACTCTTGTTGGGGTGAAGTGTGTGAGACCAAATTCTTCAAAGGTTGCTAAACTATTCAAGtttaaaaatagatattaatGTTTTTCTCAGCTCTGCCTTGAAACTACTATGAAGATATATGAAACCAGAACATGTGAGTTGTTTACCTCAAGTTCTTCCCCAATCAAAAGAGATGTAatttaacacattcaaaattgaCGCCTGGGGGGCCTCTCTTCAGCAGCACTCACGCGTATGGACCTGCCATCAAGGTCCTGCACCACAAATCACACCAGATGCATAGTATCAGAACAGCCTGAGAGTCTTAAGACTATCAAATATCTTTGCAGAAAAACTCAACTCCAATGAGAAAAACATCTAGGAAAGCTGAAATCCAAGAATGATTTCAAAGAATATCTAAATCACAATTTCGACGAAAGGAACTAATAAATTGAGGTCCAACTAGTCCAGCAGATATGTTAGGAAAGATGCAAAAAACTACAGCTGTGGACAAATTTGTAACCGTTCTTTTCAGATACCCGAAGGACAAAAACAACTGATATCAACAGATACTGAGAACAGGCATGTGTATTACACAAATCAAGATAAGTAATCAGGCTAAGTAAAATTACACTTACAACACCATTCAAGCTATCAATTGCATTATTGACCTCTGTAGCGGAACTATATGTCACAAAGCCAAAGCCCCTTGATCTACCGCTATCTCTGTCATAGACTACCTTGGCATCCACAACTTTGCCTTGTTCACTGAACAATTCTCTAAGTGAAAGGTCATCGACACCCCATGAGAGGTTCCCTACATAGACTCTGTTGGAGCTATCAAAACTTCTCCCACCACGTGGACCTCCAAAAGAAGAATTCTCTCTTCTCCCACCACGTCCACCTCCAAAAGAATTCTCCCTTTTGTCTGGTGCTGGCCCAGAGTTCACTCTCAATGCCCTCCCATCAATTTCCTGCAGAAGGATATCATAACATTTGCTTAGATTTCTACAAGTAGTGGTTGAAAGGGATGCATGTCCAAACACTTCTTTTGAAAAGACAAGATTTTTAGATCATGCAAATGACAAGTTTAAAAGCAACACTAGAAAGTGATTTCATCAGCTTATTAGTATTGCAAGTTGTAATGACTTCACCACAAAGGCAAAAAAACTAAAGCTTGCTTTATCGCTCATCAAGATAAGCCAAGACCAAGGAAACTTTAAGCCAACGTCGTAATATAAGTGCACTTGAAGATAATAATGAATGGCAAGCACAAAGGGCAAGACTTTACATATCCATTGAATTGTTGTTCAGCAGCTTCCACTTCTGCCTTCGTAGACATTGTCACAAAACCAAACCCTCTGCTTCTCCCTGTGAGCTTGTCATATATAACCTGCAAAATTGAAACAACTTCA
Coding sequences:
- the LOC107843345 gene encoding 29 kDa ribonucleoprotein B, chloroplastic, whose translation is MASSSLSSLQFLFVTPQTFSSLKPNSITTSFSFFSLPSSFSLNLSLSSSTLSMKPFESSRFVRKVALSEFDQLEDGVEEGEEEPSFSPDLKLFVGNLPFSVDSAALAEIFERAGNVEMVEVIYDKLTGRSRGFGFVTMSTKAEVEAAEQQFNGYEIDGRALRVNSGPAPDKRENSFGGGRGGRRENSSFGGPRGGRSFDSSNRVYVGNLSWGVDDLSLRELFSEQGKVVDAKVVYDRDSGRSRGFGFVTYSSATEVNNAIDSLNGVDLDGRSIRVSAAEERPPRRQF